A genome region from Mycobacteriales bacterium includes the following:
- a CDS encoding alpha/beta fold hydrolase, which yields MDSFQRAGLTFDVRDGGPADGQTVVLLHGFPQGSESWDAVTPRLNADGYRTLAPDQRGYSPGARPQARRDYAMDELVADVLALADAAGADRFHLVGHDWGGGVAWAVATEAPERLHSLTSVSTPHPRAMTDAMLRSNQALRSWYMLLFQLPWLPEKAILARGGEQFVRQMVAEGLPEEKARGYVRRLQQPGAATAEINWYRALALGLTRNRTAAPVRVPTLYVWSDGDRYLGRTAADLTRRWVDAPYRFEVLTGVNHWIPELAADHLATLLLDHFEHRAA from the coding sequence ATGGACAGCTTTCAGCGCGCCGGTCTGACGTTCGACGTGCGCGACGGCGGGCCCGCCGACGGCCAGACGGTCGTGCTGCTGCACGGCTTCCCGCAGGGTTCGGAATCCTGGGACGCGGTCACTCCACGGCTCAACGCCGACGGCTACCGGACCCTGGCGCCGGACCAGCGGGGCTACTCACCCGGAGCCCGCCCGCAGGCGCGCCGCGACTACGCGATGGACGAGCTGGTGGCCGACGTGCTGGCCCTGGCCGACGCGGCCGGCGCCGACCGCTTCCACCTGGTCGGGCACGACTGGGGCGGCGGCGTCGCGTGGGCGGTAGCCACGGAGGCACCCGAGCGGCTGCACTCGCTCACGTCGGTCTCGACGCCGCACCCGCGGGCGATGACCGACGCCATGCTGCGCAGCAACCAGGCGCTGCGCAGCTGGTACATGCTGCTCTTCCAGTTGCCGTGGTTGCCGGAGAAGGCGATCCTCGCCCGCGGCGGTGAGCAGTTCGTGCGGCAGATGGTCGCCGAGGGGCTGCCGGAGGAGAAGGCGCGCGGATACGTGCGCCGGCTGCAGCAGCCGGGAGCCGCCACCGCCGAGATCAACTGGTACCGCGCGCTCGCTCTCGGCCTGACCCGCAACCGCACGGCGGCCCCGGTGCGCGTGCCGACCCTGTACGTCTGGAGCGACGGGGACCGCTACCTCGGTCGTACCGCGGCCGACCTGACCAGACGGTGGGTCGACGCGCCCTACCGCTTCGAGGTGCTGACCGGCGTGAACCACTGGATCCCCGAGCTCGCCGCCGATCACCTGGCCACGCTGCTGCTCGACCACTTCGAGCACCGCGCGGCTTAG
- a CDS encoding cation diffusion facilitator family transporter: MNDADWGHEVHAGARRGGSRHGPHIHSGADERYLRRALALIVGFMLLEVAVAFAAGSLVLLADAGHMLTDAAAVLAAIVAARLAARPPQGAWTFGFKRAEILSAAGNGVTLLVIAVVIAIEAARRIAHPPPVAGLPVLAVALAGIAVNLLATSALARANRSSLNVEGAFQHVLTDLYGFIATAIAGAVVYTFGWRLADPVASLVVIALMLRASWSLLYDAGRVLLQAAPAEVDVGDVRLHMLQLRHVQDVHDLHVWMVTSGLPVLSAHVVVDDDCLSDGRTAQLLDRLQDCLVGHFDVEHSTLQIEPASHAGHEAGAHL; encoded by the coding sequence GTGAACGACGCCGACTGGGGCCACGAGGTCCACGCCGGTGCGCGCCGGGGAGGCAGCCGGCACGGGCCTCACATCCACAGCGGTGCCGACGAGCGCTACCTGCGCCGCGCGCTCGCTCTGATCGTCGGCTTCATGCTGCTCGAGGTCGCAGTCGCGTTCGCGGCCGGTTCGCTCGTCCTGCTCGCCGACGCCGGACACATGCTGACCGACGCGGCGGCCGTGCTGGCCGCGATCGTCGCGGCGCGGCTCGCGGCACGTCCTCCGCAGGGCGCGTGGACGTTCGGGTTCAAACGGGCGGAGATCCTGTCGGCCGCGGGCAACGGCGTGACCCTGCTCGTCATCGCCGTCGTCATCGCGATCGAGGCGGCGCGGCGTATCGCCCACCCGCCACCGGTGGCCGGCCTACCGGTGCTGGCCGTCGCGCTGGCCGGCATCGCGGTCAACCTGCTGGCCACGTCGGCGCTCGCCCGTGCCAACCGCTCGTCGCTCAACGTCGAGGGCGCGTTCCAGCACGTACTGACGGACCTCTACGGGTTCATCGCCACGGCGATCGCCGGTGCCGTCGTCTACACGTTCGGCTGGAGGCTGGCCGACCCGGTCGCCTCCCTGGTCGTCATCGCGTTGATGCTGCGCGCGTCGTGGTCGTTGCTGTACGACGCCGGACGCGTGCTGCTGCAGGCGGCGCCGGCCGAGGTCGACGTCGGCGACGTACGCCTGCACATGCTGCAGCTGCGGCACGTGCAGGACGTGCACGACCTGCACGTGTGGATGGTGACGTCCGGGCTGCCGGTGCTCTCCGCCCACGTCGTGGTCGACGACGACTGCCTGTCCGACGGTCGCACCGCGCAGCTGCTCGACCGGCTGCAGGACTGCCTCGTCGGGCACTTCGACGTCGAGCACTCGACGCTGCAGATCGAGCCGGCGAGTCACGCCGGTCATGAAGCCGGCGCGCACCTGTAG
- a CDS encoding GPR1/FUN34/YaaH family transporter: MAETPRRAATTAYPTETYPTEQTAGRRHDDRDEHEVWESRTRVVLSPIAAPSILGLFGFAGATMMVGAWQAGWYGDANTALLLFPFAALFGGVAQFAAGIWSYRARDGLATAVHCTWGSFWMAFGLLFGMVAAKVIPAQLVPHFGTANPAFGFWFVVLAVVTGCAAIASLGESLGIFTVLGPLALGSALSAAGWMSGVDWLFTAGGYAFTFAALAAVYVATAMMLESTMGRTILPLGKYHKSANVPGRQFTHPLEYAHGQPGVKMGQ, encoded by the coding sequence ATGGCAGAGACTCCAAGGCGGGCGGCGACCACCGCGTATCCCACCGAAACCTATCCCACCGAGCAGACTGCTGGTCGGCGCCACGACGACCGTGACGAGCACGAGGTCTGGGAGAGCCGGACCCGGGTGGTGCTTTCGCCGATCGCTGCGCCGTCGATCCTCGGCCTCTTCGGGTTCGCGGGCGCGACGATGATGGTCGGCGCGTGGCAGGCCGGGTGGTACGGCGACGCCAACACCGCGCTGCTGCTGTTCCCGTTCGCCGCGCTCTTCGGTGGTGTCGCGCAGTTTGCGGCCGGCATCTGGTCCTACCGAGCGCGCGACGGCCTGGCCACCGCCGTGCACTGCACGTGGGGCTCGTTCTGGATGGCGTTCGGCCTGTTGTTCGGCATGGTCGCTGCGAAGGTGATCCCGGCGCAGCTCGTGCCGCACTTCGGCACCGCCAACCCCGCGTTCGGTTTCTGGTTCGTGGTGCTCGCCGTGGTGACGGGATGCGCGGCGATCGCGTCGCTGGGCGAGAGCCTCGGCATCTTCACCGTGCTCGGGCCGCTCGCGCTCGGCTCGGCGCTGAGTGCGGCCGGCTGGATGTCCGGCGTCGACTGGCTGTTCACGGCCGGCGGTTACGCCTTCACGTTCGCCGCGCTGGCGGCGGTCTACGTGGCCACCGCGATGATGCTGGAAAGCACGATGGGGCGCACGATCCTGCCGCTCGGCAAGTACCACAAGAGCGCGAACGTCCCGGGCCGGCAGTTCACCCACCCGCTCGAGTACGCGCACGGTCAGCCGGGCGTGAAGATGGGTCAGTGA
- the fdhD gene encoding formate dehydrogenase accessory sulfurtransferase FdhD, whose product MGRVTGRRRVLRVDAERVVRRPDTLVVEEPLEIRIAGRPVTVTMRTPGDDFDLAHGFLVTEGIVRSPAEVDMIRYCAGADEDGRNTYNVLDVALADGVALPDLTLERNFYATSSCGVCGKASIDALEVTAAWPIASDDLSVDAAVLAALPDRLRAAQRVFDSTGGLHAAGLFDAAGELLCAREDVGRHNAVDKLVGWALRERGLPLAGCILVVSGRASFELTQKALVAGIPMLAAVSAPSTLAVDLAERVGMTLVGFLRGPSMNIYTGPQRITTPAG is encoded by the coding sequence ATGGGGCGCGTGACCGGGCGACGGCGGGTGCTGCGCGTGGACGCGGAGCGCGTCGTACGCCGTCCCGACACGCTCGTCGTCGAGGAGCCGCTGGAGATCCGCATCGCCGGCCGGCCCGTCACGGTGACGATGCGCACGCCGGGTGACGACTTCGACCTCGCGCACGGCTTCTTGGTGACGGAGGGCATTGTCCGCTCCCCCGCCGAGGTCGACATGATCCGCTACTGCGCGGGCGCCGACGAGGACGGGCGCAACACCTACAACGTGCTCGACGTGGCCCTCGCCGACGGGGTCGCGCTGCCCGACCTGACGTTGGAGCGCAACTTCTACGCGACCAGCTCCTGCGGCGTGTGCGGCAAGGCGAGCATCGACGCGCTCGAGGTCACCGCGGCCTGGCCGATCGCCTCCGACGACCTGAGCGTCGACGCCGCCGTCCTCGCCGCGCTGCCCGATCGGCTGCGCGCCGCGCAGCGGGTGTTCGACTCGACCGGCGGGCTGCACGCCGCGGGGCTCTTCGACGCGGCCGGCGAGCTGCTGTGTGCCCGCGAGGACGTCGGCCGGCACAACGCGGTCGACAAGCTTGTCGGGTGGGCGCTGCGCGAGCGTGGGCTTCCGCTGGCCGGCTGCATCCTCGTGGTCAGCGGGCGGGCGTCGTTCGAGCTGACGCAGAAGGCGCTCGTGGCCGGGATCCCCATGCTCGCCGCCGTGTCGGCACCCTCCACGCTGGCGGTCGACCTGGCCGAGCGGGTCGGGATGACGCTGGTCGGCTTCCTGCGCGGGCCGTCGATGAACATCTACACGGGCCCGCAGCGGATCACGACGCCCGCAGGCTGA
- a CDS encoding MFS transporter yields MTTARDEARPRPYPEQADDAQLEGDLPYVPGSARAALAYRDFRLIWGGAFASNVGTWMQNVALGVFAFQLAHSAGYVSLLGFAQLGPLLALAMVGGALADVVDRKVLLIICQLEQMVMSAVLAWVAASGHPSKVLVFVVVVLVGIGNAINAPTFSSVLPTLVGRRDLPGAVSLQSVQMNVARVIGPAVGGLLIPVVGVGGIFALNAVTYVFAIGPLLVVPLPRVAAAANSGLQRIAQGIRIARQDDLIRQCLTIIATLSFFCLPFIGLMPVLAARNLGIDPESSLYGGLYALFGLGAAAGAVSVGTVFVSQPRRRLVRVGLGAFALSLLAFALVRSAEAAYPVALIVGFTYFVTVTSLSTALQEHIADEVRGRVTALWIMGFGGTIPLGLLAAGAVASASNITVVLLIGAAVAALLAARTRLSLRAS; encoded by the coding sequence GTGACCACCGCCCGTGACGAAGCGCGCCCGCGCCCGTACCCCGAACAAGCCGACGACGCGCAGCTCGAAGGCGATCTGCCCTACGTCCCCGGATCGGCCCGCGCGGCTCTGGCCTATCGAGACTTCCGGCTCATCTGGGGCGGGGCCTTCGCGTCCAACGTCGGCACCTGGATGCAGAACGTCGCGCTCGGCGTCTTCGCCTTCCAGCTGGCGCACTCGGCGGGCTACGTGTCGCTGCTGGGCTTCGCGCAGCTCGGCCCGTTGCTGGCGCTCGCGATGGTGGGCGGCGCGCTCGCCGACGTCGTCGACCGCAAGGTGCTGCTCATCATCTGCCAGCTCGAGCAGATGGTGATGTCGGCTGTGCTCGCCTGGGTCGCCGCCTCGGGCCACCCGTCGAAGGTGCTGGTCTTCGTCGTCGTCGTCCTCGTCGGCATCGGCAACGCCATAAACGCGCCGACCTTCTCCTCCGTGCTGCCGACGCTCGTCGGGCGGCGCGACCTGCCCGGTGCGGTGTCGCTGCAGTCGGTGCAGATGAACGTCGCGCGCGTCATCGGCCCGGCCGTCGGCGGCCTGCTGATCCCGGTCGTCGGCGTCGGCGGCATCTTCGCGCTCAACGCCGTCACCTATGTCTTCGCGATCGGCCCGCTGCTGGTCGTACCGCTGCCTCGCGTCGCCGCGGCCGCCAACAGCGGCCTGCAGCGCATCGCGCAGGGCATCCGCATCGCCCGGCAGGACGATCTGATCCGGCAGTGCCTGACGATCATCGCGACGTTGTCGTTCTTCTGCCTTCCGTTCATCGGTCTGATGCCGGTGCTGGCCGCGCGCAACCTCGGCATCGACCCGGAGAGCTCGCTCTACGGCGGGCTCTACGCGCTGTTCGGCCTGGGCGCGGCCGCCGGCGCGGTGTCGGTGGGCACAGTGTTCGTCTCGCAGCCTCGCCGGCGACTGGTGCGGGTCGGGCTGGGCGCGTTCGCGCTGTCCCTGCTGGCGTTCGCCCTCGTGCGGTCGGCGGAGGCGGCCTACCCGGTGGCGCTGATCGTCGGCTTCACCTACTTCGTCACCGTCACGTCGCTGTCGACGGCGTTGCAGGAGCACATCGCCGACGAGGTGCGCGGGCGGGTCACCGCGTTGTGGATCATGGGCTTCGGCGGCACGATCCCGCTCGGCCTGCTGGCCGCGGGCGCGGTCGCCAGCGCGTCGAACATCACCGTCGTGCTGCTCATCGGCGCGGCCGTCGCCGCCCTGCTCGCCGCGCGGACCCGGCTCAGCCTGCGGGCGTCGTGA
- a CDS encoding ATP-binding cassette domain-containing protein, which translates to MTVAARLAGVHKTYRRAGEAVHALRAVDLSVAVGEVVALVGPSGSGKSTALLVLGGWETPDAGEVFLAERSDGGPPPWAQVGVVPQGLGLLEDLTVRDNVLLPVRLAGRAPDRTAADDLLRTLDLADLADRQPAEISLGQQQRAAVARALVLQPHIVLADEPTTHQDGEHAATLFGVLRSVAERGGAVVVATHDPAGAAYADRVVQMADGRVLGAEPSGIRLRRR; encoded by the coding sequence ATGACCGTCGCGGCCCGCCTCGCGGGGGTGCACAAGACCTACCGCCGTGCGGGCGAGGCCGTCCACGCGCTGCGCGCCGTCGACTTGTCCGTGGCGGTCGGGGAGGTGGTGGCGCTGGTCGGCCCCTCGGGGTCGGGCAAGTCCACCGCCCTGCTCGTCCTCGGCGGCTGGGAGACGCCCGACGCGGGCGAGGTGTTCCTCGCCGAACGCTCCGACGGCGGCCCGCCGCCATGGGCGCAGGTCGGGGTGGTCCCGCAGGGCCTCGGCCTGCTCGAGGACCTGACCGTCCGCGACAACGTGCTGCTGCCCGTGCGCCTCGCCGGGCGGGCCCCGGACCGGACCGCCGCCGACGACCTGCTGCGAACTCTGGATCTCGCCGACCTGGCCGACCGGCAGCCCGCCGAGATCTCACTCGGCCAGCAGCAGCGCGCCGCGGTGGCCCGCGCGCTGGTGCTGCAGCCGCACATCGTCCTCGCCGACGAGCCCACTACGCATCAGGACGGTGAGCACGCGGCCACGCTCTTCGGCGTACTCCGGTCCGTGGCCGAGCGCGGCGGCGCGGTCGTCGTCGCGACCCACGATCCGGCCGGTGCGGCGTACGCCGACCGGGTCGTGCAGATGGCCGACGGGCGGGTGCTCGGAGCCGAACCGAGCGGGATTCGGCTTCGTCGTCGATAA
- a CDS encoding ATP-binding cassette domain-containing protein, whose translation MPETRAVCEALTKTYAVAGGAPVTALQELAADFVAGELTVVAGPSGSGKSTLLRLLACLDRPDGGAVRIDGRDTTRMSSAARRRLRRRRIGYLFQQPSANLIDYLTAREHLLLAARLRGTGAADADRLLDAFGLDGRADHRPAQLSGGEQQRLGVAFAGIGDPALLVCDEPTAQLDHVAGARVIDALRRLATAGGCVVVSSHDPAVVERADRVVRVEHGRVVEAAP comes from the coding sequence ATGCCTGAGACGCGGGCGGTGTGCGAGGCGCTGACCAAGACCTACGCGGTGGCCGGGGGCGCCCCGGTCACGGCGCTGCAGGAGCTGGCCGCGGACTTCGTGGCCGGCGAGCTGACCGTCGTCGCCGGGCCGAGCGGCTCGGGCAAGTCGACGCTGCTGCGCCTGCTGGCCTGCCTCGACCGGCCCGACGGCGGTGCGGTGCGCATCGACGGCCGTGACACGACGCGAATGTCGTCCGCGGCCCGCCGCCGGCTGCGCCGCCGCCGGATCGGCTACCTCTTCCAGCAGCCGTCGGCGAACCTCATCGACTACCTGACCGCACGTGAGCACCTGCTCCTCGCCGCGCGGCTGCGCGGGACCGGCGCCGCCGACGCCGACCGACTGCTGGACGCGTTCGGGCTCGACGGCCGGGCCGACCATCGCCCGGCCCAACTCTCCGGGGGTGAGCAGCAACGCCTGGGCGTCGCTTTCGCCGGTATCGGCGACCCGGCGTTGCTCGTCTGCGACGAGCCGACCGCGCAGCTCGACCACGTCGCCGGCGCACGGGTCATCGACGCGTTGCGCCGGTTGGCGACCGCCGGCGGTTGTGTGGTCGTCTCCTCGCACGACCCGGCCGTCGTCGAGCGCGCGGACCGGGTCGTCCGGGTCGAGCACGGTCGGGTCGTCGAGGCGGCGCCATGA